A genomic stretch from Strongyloides ratti genome assembly S_ratti_ED321, chromosome : 1 includes:
- a CDS encoding G protein-coupled receptor, rhodopsin-like family and GPCR, rhodopsin-like, 7TM domain-containing protein, protein MESFINDSTLFNITEIENIDDIDCHYVDHHLINIRFWLVSVVGTFIAFIAIILNTFLFLLFITNKSHRNSPSLYLLLLAFFDVFMGVSYILVMSGRVVKNYYGNLFLQKIWMSYVVIMMVISHIAMTASSYLIVFATLERYMITIGHNSVRFLRKYRKILALFAVLLGFFSKGTIFIELNVTINEECIGTFNEYVLGIADFLSENHVYNTYWKFYYRNIVTVLLPFFLLMIFNIGILNKLRKRDNHIMTSFLLKEQENSKARKTKIRAATRTTVLVGLTYLFSNALNVIITIWEHVDAIALTEMYFDFYVISVDLVSVLTVIASAMRIIIYACSQMTMRSEIKNFWNNGLRNLNCSNRKKIKTLKMDTSSDDEDVLDGKKNIDEKNRVSLSSIKIDNNSQNKEFLV, encoded by the exons ATGGAGtcatttattaatgattcaactttatttaatataactgaaattgaaaatatagaTGATATAGATTGCCATTATGTTGATCATCACCTTATAAATATTCGTTTTTGGTTGGTGTCTGTTGTTGGAACATTTATAGCATTTATTgctataatattaaatacatttttatttttattatttataactaaTAAATCACACAGAAATTCACcttcattatatttattgttactTGCATTTTTTGATGTTTTTATGGGAGTGTCTTATATACTTGTAATGTCCGGTCGTGtagttaaaaattactatggtaatttatttcttcaaaaaatatg gATGTCTTATGTTGTCATAATGATGGTAATTTCACATATTGCTATGACAGCATCATCATATCTAATTGTTTTTGCAACTCTTGAAAGATATATGATAACAATTGGTCATAACAGTGTACgctttttaagaaaataccGCAAGATACTTGCTTTATTTGCTGTATTATTAGGTTTTTTTAGTAAAGGAACTATATTTATAGAGTTAAATGTTACAATAAATGAAGAATGTATTGGAACTTTTAATGAATATGTTTTAGGTATTGCTGATTTTTTGTCAGAAAATCATGTATATAATACATATtggaaattttattatcgtAATATTGTAACAGTTTTACTtccattttttcttttaatgatatttaatattggaattttaaataaacttagAAAAAGAGATAATCATATAATgacatcatttttattaaaagaacaaGAAAATTCAAAAGcaagaaaaacaaaaattcgTGCTGCAACTAGGACAACAGTTCTTGTTGGATTAACTTACCTTTTTTCAAATGctttaaatgttataataacaatatggGAACATGTTGATGCAATTGCTTTAACTGAAAt gtattttgatttttatgtTATCTCTGTAGATTTAGTTTCTGTATTAACTGTTATTGCATCAGCAATGagaattataatttatgcTTGTAGTCAAATGACAATGAGaagtgaaataaaaaatttctggAATAATGGTTTAAGAAATCTTAATTGTagtaatagaaaaaaaataaaaactctCAAAATGGATACAAGTAGTGATGATGAAGATGTTTTagatggtaaaaaaaatatcgaTGAAAAGAATAGAGTTTCTCTTTcaagtataaaaattgataataatagtcaaaataaagaatttttagtataa
- a CDS encoding Proteinase inhibitor I2, Kunitz metazoa domain-containing protein: MFFIFNISKKNKIMNHLFKYIILQIFLDSTRYPSLCYLPPDSALCMPTDMDGNFIDEISDDLPIRFYFDIVTEQCYPFGAQTCGGNENNFGSEEECQAICKVTSKENMDKYEKNVGTPSKIN, from the exons atgttctttatatttaat ataagtaaaaagaataaaattatgaatcacttatttaaatatattattttacaaa TATTTTTAGACTCAACCCGTTATCCATCATTATGTTATTTACCACCAG ACTCAGCTCTTTGTATGCCCACTGATATGGATGGAAATTTTATCGATGAAATAAGTGATGATTTACCTAtaagattttattttgacATCGTCACAGAACAATGTTATCCATTTGGTGCACAAACATGTGGAggaaatgaaaataattttggaAGTGAGGAGGAATGTCAAGCCATTTGTAAAGTTACTTCAAAAGAGAACATggataaatatgaaaaaaatgtagGAACAccttcaaaaataaattaa
- a CDS encoding EGF-like, laminin domain-containing protein, producing MAKEFTLFIKFFSLSLILFLFTSNSYQSRIYRQIYINNFDRHTRSISSDYMKWLSPSQSDYLHNMIKNKVEDEKIWREMISLYQETEGKQRHTALENLNRLCKIANSEESNDSSKKRKRNVDESGFTFKSYVKSNPENAKPLCLEVMTLYNEIKDNSLTDEQMLWLSPSQKLEIKKIRDEGGDHWDIMSKLAEYIVSLSTRRRKEVSEMFKPFCVNQLSRLLGPEGFETLKNKYESTSTADEIVETFKSIIETLETEYQRNEAEHYGLFCKKVFHIIRYDPDSLLTWLTASQKQELISLMKNPNVGDLELYNKIIEFYEISEEEAKEDAKRIITLGCKSFIERMLGNDVLDEIEYKKKNNTHPQILASKLVRYASEIIDENERDIARKSLPICKKIYLGFNNECECNGNSDSCDSETHKCLNCQHNTYGVQCSRCLNGFHGTAINGDCHENEVPNCNCNGHALSGCDYHGNCLECLNHTVGVNCERCASGYYGDPLQGTSEDCVKCPCPGNIDCFINEHHLVQCKYCPKGLSGITCEINESTHSSNSEIKETGKAILTNM from the exons ATGGCTAAAgaatttactttatttattaaattcttcTCCTTAAGTttgatactttttttatttacaagtAATTCTTATCAAAGCAGAATTTACCGtcaaatatacataaata attttGATAGACATACTAGAAGTATTTCTAGTGATTATATGAAATGGTTATCACCAAGTCAATCAGACTACCTTCataatatgattaaaaataaggTTGAGGATGAAAAAATTTGGAGAGAAATGATAAGTTTGTACCAGGAAACTGAAGGAAAACAAAGACATACAGCTTtggaaaatttaaatagatTATGTAAGATTGCCAATTCTGAGGAATCTAATGATtcatcaaaaaaaagaaaaagaaatgttGATGAATCTGGTTTTACCTTTAAATCTTATGTTAAATCAAATCCAGAAAATGCTAAACCATTATGTTTAGAGGTAATGACattatataatgaaattaagGATAATTCATTGACGGATGAGCAAATGTTATGGCTTAGTCCTTCacaaaaattagaaattaaaaaaatacgcGATGAGGGTGGTGATCATTGGGATATTATGAGTAAATTAGCTGAATATATTGTTTCATTATCTACAAGAAGACGTAAAGAAGTTAGTGAAATGTTTAAACCATTTTGTGTAAATCAATTATCACGTCTTTTGGGACCTGAAGGTtttgaaacattaaaaaataagtatgAATCAACATCAACTGCTGATGAGATTGttgaaacatttaaaagtataatagaAACATTAGAGACAGAGTACCAAAGAAATGAAGCTGAACATTATggattattttgtaaaaaggTATTTCATATTATAAGATATGATCCAGATTCTCTTTTGACATGGTTGACAGCTTCCCAAAAACAAgaattaatatcattaatgAAGAATCCTAATGTTGGTGATCTTgaattgtataataaaattattgaattttatgaaatatcTGAAGAGGAAGCTAAGGAAGATGCCAAAAGAATTATTACTTTAGGATGTAAAAGTTTCATTGAACGTATGCTTGGAAATGATGTTTTAGATGAAATTGagtataaaaagaaaaataatacacATCCACAAATTTTAGCTTCTAAATTAGTTAGATATGCCTCTGAAATTATTGATGAAAATGAAAGAGATATAGCAAGAAAAAGTTTAccaatatgtaaaaaaatttatttaggTTTTAATAATGAATGTGAATGTAATGGAAATTCAGATTCTTGTGATTCAGAAACacataaatgtttaaattgcCAACATAATACTTATGGTGTTCAATGTTCAAg atgTTTAAATGGTTTTCATGGAACTGCCATAAATGGTGATTGCCATGAAAATGAGGTACCTAATTGTAATTGTAATGGACATGCATTATCTGGATGTGATTATCATGGAAATTGtctt gaatGCCTTAATCATACAGTTGGAGTTAATTGTGAAAGATGTGCAAGTGGTTATTATGGTGACCCTTTACAAGGAACATCTGAAGATTGTGTAAAATGTCCTTGTCC tggTAATATAgattgttttataaatgaacATCATTTAGTACAATGTAAATATTGCCCAAAAGGTTTATCAGGAATAACTTGTGAAATTAATGAATCAACACATTCATCAAATTCAGAAATTAAAGAAACTGGTAAAGCAATCCTAACAAATATGTAA
- a CDS encoding GTP cyclohydrolase 1 yields the protein MDRVESSGFISNISSNDSDQLVVNEVVKKLEMKKIKVDEEMVEKNTSIDDMSNCYRSIIQHIGEDLNRQGLIKTPARAAKAMLYFTKGYDENLDDIINEAVFDENHDEVVIVKDIEMFSLCEHHLVPFTGKVHIGYLPNKRVLGLSKLARIVEMFSRRLQVQERLTREIASALMQAVQPAGVAVVVEASHMCMVMRGVQKLSSSTTTSCMLGVFRDDPKTREEFLSLIKK from the exons atggATAGAGTTGAGAGTTCTggatttatttcaaatataagTTCTAATGACTCTGATCAATTGGTTGTTAATGAggttgttaaaaaattagaaatgaaaaaaattaaggtAGATGAAGAAATGgttgaaaaaaatacatCAATTGATGATATGTCAAATTGTTATCGTTCCATTATCCAACATATTGGTGAAGATTTAAATCGTCAGGGCCTCATAAAAACACCAGCTCGTGCAGCAAAAGCTATGCTTTATTTTACCAAAGGATATGATGAAAATCTTGAtg atattataaatgaagCTGTTTTTGATGAAAATCATGATGAAGTTGTAATTGTCAAAGATATTGAAATGTTTTCATTATGTGAACATCATTTAGTACCATTTACCGGTAAAGTACATATTGGATATCTTCCAAATAAGCGTGTACTTGGATTAAGTAAATTAGCAAGAATAGTTGAGATGTTTTCAAGGCGTCTTCAAGTACAAGAAAGGTTAACTCGTGAAATAGCATCAGCATTGATGCAAGCTGTTCAACCGGCAGGTGTTGCTGTTGTAGTTGAAGCAAG tcaTATGTGTATGGTTATGAGAGGTgtacaaaaattatcatcATCTACAACTACAAGTTGTATGCTTGGTGTATTTAGAGATGATCCAAAGACAAGAgaagaatttttatcattaataaaaaaataa
- a CDS encoding Transthyretin-like family-containing protein, whose translation MNFILSIFLIFLLIRLSYLYKQDVSVSGQLLCNRKRAVGIQIYLKEKDTFDPDDTLDATISDFEGKFKLDGVEDEFKSIKPYIEIIHKCEVSNIRCNRSTIYSIDQKEIGRNYDFQYINLNIKGHSDFETC comes from the exons ATgaattttattctttctatttttttaatatttttactgaTAAGATTATCTTATTTATACAAACAAGATGTTTCAGTATCAGGGCAATTACTTTGTAATCGCAAAAGAGCTGTAGGTATTCAAATTTATcttaaagaaaaagatacat TTGATCCTGATGATACTCTTGATGCAACAATATCAGATTTTGAAGGTAAATTTAAACTTGATGGAGTAGAAGATGAATTCAAATCAATAAAACCTTATATTGAAATAATCCATAAATGTGAGGTATCAAATATAAGATGTAACAGATCTACAATATATAGTATAGATCAAAAAGAAATTGGTAGAAACTATGACtttcaatatataaatttgaatataaaagGTCATTCTGATTTTGAAacatgttaa
- a CDS encoding BTB/POZ-like domain and BTB/POZ fold domain-containing protein, with protein MLTSIKNSSIILPTTDFSKIFDNYCKLHNIKLPPNRYTVIVGVNKNFNLHLDIAGCFSKYFKRINSPDTIHYIKKNDITDRAIGKVIEWIYTGNMTIAPFDFKQINYLCNLWEIEKLQAILNAFKNVKSDLNYSMRETNIIKNPSIRPERKKKILSICKADGTRVKMHSPPLLQ; from the exons ATGTTGactagtattaaaaattcaagCATCATCCTGCCAACAACagatttttcaaaaatttttgataattattgtaaacttcataatataaaattgcCACCTAATAGGTATACAGTTATCGTTGGGGtgaataaaaactttaaccTTCATTTGGATATTGCAGGatgtttttcaaaatattttaaaagaataaattcaCCGGATACAATccattatattaaaaaaaatgatatcaCTGATAGAGCTATTGGAAAAGTAATTGAATGGATTTATACCGGTAACATGACAATTGCTCCATTtgattttaaacaaattaattatttatgcAATTTGTGGGAAATTGAAAAACTTCAGGCAATATTAAATGCCttcaaaaatgttaaaagtgatttaaattattctatGAGAGAAacaaatatcattaaaaatccTTCTATACGTccagaaagaaaaaaaaaaattttatctatttgtAAAGCAG atGGAACACGAGTAAAAATGCACTCTCCGCCCCTTCTTCAGTGA